A genomic stretch from Helianthus annuus cultivar XRQ/B chromosome 1, HanXRQr2.0-SUNRISE, whole genome shotgun sequence includes:
- the LOC118490675 gene encoding uncharacterized protein LOC118490675 has translation MVKNNPYSAMPNSLQIGAMIQAYAPWVYFHPEGQYFPSTVLWFFQNGVELHQPGRIPRPVINDGDNLPNNGGADDAFLDLPSDQPNKERVKKGFLSNAVAYIHVKSALGGTCTDLAIWLYYRFNGGGKFQLGPFTIDLGMIGEHVSDWEHITLRVDNFHGNLRGVYLSQHAKGQWLTPRKFELMGGTRPVVYASLHGHAHYSTPTSHTHLARNLDPKDIQMLYDEFYKMNSSRKSPIVNGGNFIGFGVRDDTAKSNNVMDIASTYNVIYVDYKPFGIEPWVSYTGRWGPKITYAFTNEVMKIANKLPDKVKQLFIKVLQKIPAELLGEEGPQGPKMKESWSGDERVK, from the coding sequence ATGGTAAAGAACAATCCATATTCTGCAATGCCTAATTCCTTACAGATTGGAGCAATGATACAGGCTTATGCTCCATGGGTCTATTTTCATCCTGAAGGGCAATACTTTCCATCAACGGTTTTGTGGTTTTTTCAAAATGGTGTTGAGCTACACCAACCCGGCCGAATTCCAAGGCCTGTGATCAACGATGGTGATAACCTTCCAAACAATGGTGGAGCAGATGATGCCTTTCTAGACCTCCCATCAGATCAACCTAACAAAGAAAGGGTAAAGAAAGGGTTTTTGTCCAATGCGGTAGCTTACATACATGTGAAATCAGCACTAGGGGGAACATGCACTGATCTAGCCATATGGTTGTATTATCGTTTCAATGGGGGAGGGAAGTTCCAATTGGGACCTTTCACTATAGACTTAGGAATGATAGGGGAGCATGTTAGCGATTGGGAACATATAACATTAAGGGTTGATAACTTTCATGGGAATCTAAGGGGGGTCTATCTATCTCAACATGCTAAGGGGCAATGGTTAACACCTAGAAAATTTGAACTCATGGGTGGAACTAGACCAGTGGTGTATGCATCATTGCATGGTCATGCCCATTACTCTACTCCAACTTCTCATACACATTTGGCTAGAAACCTTGATCCAAAGGACATACAAATGTTGTATGATGAGTTTTACAAGATGAATAGTTCGAGAAAATCACCTATTGTCAATGGGGGAAACTTTATAGGGTTTGGTGTTAGGGATGATACTGCCAAAAGCAACAACGTGATGGATATTGCATCAACCTATAATGTTATCTATGTTGATTACAAGCCGTTTGGTATTGAACCATGGGTGAGTTATACAGGGAGATGGGGTCCTAAGATTACTTATGCATTTACCAACGAGGTAATGAAGATAGCAAACAAATTGCCAGATAAGGTGAAACAACTTTTTATTAAAGTTTTGCAAAAGATCCCTGCTGAGTTACTTGGAGAAGAAGGTCCTCAAGGCCCCAAGATGAAAGAAAGTTGGTCTGGAGATGAGCGTGTAAAATAA